CGAGATCGTCGCCGCCGCCGAGGACGGCACCGACGGGGCCCGCTGCACCGCCCTGCGCTACCTCGCCGACAGCAACGACCCGGACGCCCTCGACCTGATCGAGGCGGCCGTCGTCACCGGTACCTCCGCCGTGGTGGACGCCGCCGTCGACGCCTTCGAGCGGATGCGCAGCGTCGCCGCCGTCGACCGGGCGCGCGGCTGGGCCCGACGGCCCGATCCGCTCGGTGCCGCCGCCGGACGCATGCTCGCCTGCCGGGGCGGAGCCGAGGACAAGGACCTCGTGCTCGCCGCCCTGCGCGAGGCCGTACGCGGCGAAGGCCCCGACGCCCCGACGCTGTGGACCCTCGTCGACGGCACCGGACGGCTCGGCATCGCCTGCGCCGCCCCCGTGCTGCGCCACATCTACCGCGAGACCGCCTCGTCCCATCTGCGCGGCCGCACCGCCCGTGCCCTCGCCGCCACCGATCCCTCCTTCCCGTCCGGGTTCGCCGTCGAATGCCTGTGGGACTGCGAGGAGACCACCCGCGAGATCGCCGCCCGGCACGCCGAGACCGGGGACACCCGCGTCGTCGAGCGACTGCGCCGGCTCGCCGCCGACCCGGCCGAGGAGGCCGAGGTCCAGACCGCCGTACGCAGCCGGATCGGGCCGGACACGAGCACCGGCTGACATGTGTTCACCCTGTGAATCTCGCGGAGATCCGCCCGCCGGGTGAACGCGGGATGACCGGCGGGTCAGACGCGCATGGCCGTGATCTGACCCGCTCGGGTGCGCAGCGGAACGCTCATGGGACGTTTGTCGTTCGGAAAGATCCACTTTGACGCGGCCACGTCCAGCACGGCGACAACACCGGTATGCGTGTCGTCATCGTGACCGAATCCTTTCCCCCCGATGTGAACGGCGTGGCCCACTGCGCGCTCCAGACCGCCCGACACCTCGTCGATCGCGGTCACGCGCCCCTCGTCGTCGCTCCGGCTCCCGCTCCCGGGAACAAGGCAGCCGCCTCCATGGCGCCCTGCCCCGTCGTCCATGTCCCCTCCCTCCCGCTCCCCGGCTATCCCCAGGTCAGGGTCGCGCTCCCCAGCCGGCGCCTCGCCGCCGCGCTGATCCAGCACCGGCCCGACGTCGTGCACCTGGCCAGCCCCTTCGTCCTCGGCGTGCGCGGCATGGCCGCCGCCGCCCGGCTCGGCATCCCCGCCGTCGCCGTCTACCAGACCGACCTGGCCGGATACGCCCGCACCTACATGGGCGCCGGCGAGGCCGCCGCCTGGCGGCGCATACGGTCCGTCCACTCCGCCGCCGACCTCACCCTCGTCCCCTCCAGCGCATCCATGAACGACCTGGAGGCCCACGGAGTGCCCCGGCTCAAGCTGTGGGCACGCGGCGTGGACACCGCCCGCTTCCGCCCCGAGCTCCGCGACGAGAAGCTGCGCCGCGAACTCGCCCCGAACGGCGAGGTCATCGTCGGCTACGTCGGGCGGCTCGCCCCTGAGAAGCACATCGAGCTGCTGTCCGGCGTGTGCGGCCTGAACGGCGTCAAGGTCGTCATCGTCGGCGACGGGCCGAGCCAGCCCGCGCTCGCCGAGGCGCTGCCCGGCGCGGTCTTCCTGGGCCGCCGCGGCGGCGACGACCTCGCCCGGATCTTCGCCTCGTTCGACATCTTCGCCCACACGGGGCCCTTCGAGACCTTCTGCCAGACCGTGCAGGAGGCCATGGCCAGCGGAGTGCCGGTCGTCGCGCCCG
The DNA window shown above is from Streptomyces chartreusis and carries:
- a CDS encoding glycosyltransferase family 4 protein — its product is MRVVIVTESFPPDVNGVAHCALQTARHLVDRGHAPLVVAPAPAPGNKAAASMAPCPVVHVPSLPLPGYPQVRVALPSRRLAAALIQHRPDVVHLASPFVLGVRGMAAAARLGIPAVAVYQTDLAGYARTYMGAGEAAAWRRIRSVHSAADLTLVPSSASMNDLEAHGVPRLKLWARGVDTARFRPELRDEKLRRELAPNGEVIVGYVGRLAPEKHIELLSGVCGLNGVKVVIVGDGPSQPALAEALPGAVFLGRRGGDDLARIFASFDIFAHTGPFETFCQTVQEAMASGVPVVAPAAGGPLDLVDHGRTGLLVPPRDADAVRDAVRSLVADPALRAAYGAAGHATVDGRTWAAIGDQLIGHYGDVLAARRAVVAA